A single region of the Ornithorhynchus anatinus isolate Pmale09 chromosome 13, mOrnAna1.pri.v4, whole genome shotgun sequence genome encodes:
- the IBA57 gene encoding putative transferase CAF17, mitochondrial — protein MAAAGGLGAGLRRAAPFPGAGWLRTVGVGVGVGVGVGAGPGARGWSCFALSERAALRVRGPDAEPFLQGLLTNELPRLGPDVTDAPRARYAHCLNVQGRSLYDVILYRVHERPDEEPHFLLEGDRTVLTALQKHLLGYRIRRKVAVSPCPDVSLWAVLPGGEAGGDGPQRPPGALLWTPDPRAPCMGWRLVTGKEEAGGEVVAGGRLGSAREYREHRYRNGIPEGVRDLPPGAALPLESNLAFMNGVSFTKGCYVGQELTARTHHTGVIRKRLFPVRLEKAPPPGGLPPGAAVHTAAGKPAGKFRAGEGQVGLALLRSENVREALHVRLDDGSRLGLTPSVPDWWPRAGK, from the exons atggcggcggcgggaggCCTCGGGGCTGGGCTGCGGCGGGCGGCCCCGTTCCCCGGCGCCGGGTGGCTGCGGacggtcggggtcggggtcggggtcggggtgggggtcggggccggTCCGGGCGCGCGGGGCTGGTCGTGCTTCGCCCTCAGCGAGCGCGCGGCGCTGCGCGTGCGCGGCCCCGACGCCGAGCCCTTCCTCCAGGGGCTGCTGACCAATGAGCTGCCGCGCCTGGGCCCTGACGTCACCGACGCCCCGCGCGCCCGCTACGCCCACTGCCTCAACGTGCAGGGCCGCAGCCTCTATGACGTCATCCTCTACAG AGTCCACGAGCGTCCGGACGAGGAGCCTCACTTCCTGCTAGAGGGCGACCGGACCGTGCTGACCGCGCTGCAGAAGCACCTGCTGGGCTACCGGATCCGCAGGAAGGTGGCCGTCTCCCCCTGCCCCGACGTCTCCCTGTGGGCCGTCCTGcccgggggcgaggcggggggcgaCGGGCCGCAGCGGCCCCCGGGGGCTCTGCTGTggaccccggacccccgggcgCCGTGCATGGGCTGGAGGCTGGTCACCGGGAAGGAAGAAGCCGGCGGGGAGGTGGTGGCCGGCGGCCGGCTGGGCAGCGCCCGGGAGTACCGGGAGCACCGCTACCGGAATG GAATTCCCGAAGGGGTGAGAGACCTTCCCCCCGGCGCGGCCCTGCCCCTGGAGTCCAACCTGGCCTTCATGAACGGCGTCAGCTTCACCAAGGGCTGCTACGTGGGCCAGGAGCTGACGGCCCGCACCCACCACACGGGCGTCATCCGCAAGCGCCTCTTCCCCGTGCGCCTGGAGaaggccccgccgcccggggggCTGCCGCCCGGGGCCGCCGTCCACACCGCGGCCGGGAAGCCCGCCGGGAAGttccgggccggggagggccagGTGGGCCTGGCCCTGCTGCGATCGGAAAACGTCAGGGAAGCCCTGCACGTACGGCTGGATGACGGCTCCCGCCTGGGGCTGACGCCTTCCGTGCCCGACTGGTGGCCCCGGGCCGGCAAGTGA
- the LOC114816142 gene encoding collagen alpha-1(I) chain-like, which translates to MADLQRSSEELGLPVSGSGRPPDDSRQRIDPEDSARSADAVASTSAARPGGFSGSHPQANRGRGPREDRKSSRRSGNGAARPSHRLEPRARAEQAARLGTEDGPAGRGRRGAATGPRLERGKPRRGPADPGADPWATARRRNRWSPQSGEAPGPGPRPPGRPAFPAAGNGMSRGAGRPPGPADLGRGGPRGDPKSRFLPAPREAEESGRAPRLISGRFDGVRRLSCSAARRPSLGSPPRAPLNPLPGARRPPLPTGKPDGLGLSGSVPGRRKPPESPRHVRRDPSASREGQRCLGAIAPFPGQSGRRKAAQEEAGPKPQPQPKPSLPGRARAEWREGRGRALPPSGSRGPTWQSNLGYLGGPVPDSVNSPFLLPFPLVSGLPRDHPSGFVVPPFTAAANLLIRCPQFPVYNLDFFCPFIFRVPCPLPKGPVGGETWAPPRAFPVPFVKDRPPRDRRGPDCELDAPPEPCSEQRRALERERRKPEAALAIIFPGKRDPGSDSAPGTRLPANPSHVDRLMADQLTERARVLTLVGETEGLRGSPVHGSVTRMLERHLEVIQHDTEADHAAGPAGQAAGAPRPGASRSRDPRGDLTLAGAVKELATSTRQARTSLWCALQMTLSESPSDVPANEEETERELQGLGP; encoded by the exons ATGGCCGACCTGCAGAGGAGCTCGGAGGAACTCGGCCTCCCCGTCTCCGGTTCCGGCCGGCCCCCCGACGATAGCCGCCAAAGGATCGACCCCGAAGATTCAGCCCGGAGCGCAGACGCGGTCGCCTCCACCTCCGCGGCTCGGCCGGGTGGGTTCTCCGGGTCCCACCCGCAGGCGAatcggggccgggggccccgggagGACCGGAAATCCAGCCGCCGCTCCGGGAACGGCGCCGCGAGGCCCAGCCACCGGCTCGAGCCACGGGCCCGAGCGGAGCAGGCCGCCCGTCTCGGGACAGAGGATGGGCCGGCCGGccgagggaggcggggggcggcgacGGGCCCCCGACTGGAGCGAGGGAAGCCCCGGCGGGGGCCTGCCGACCCCGGCGCGGACCCGTGGGCCACGGCACGCCGGCGGAACCGTTGGTCTCCTCAGAGTGGGgaagccccggggcccgggccccggccgccgggccggccggcctTCCCCGCTGCGGGGAATGGGATGTCCCGGGGagccggccggccccccggccctgccGACCTCGGCCGCGGGGGACCCCGCGGGGACCCCAAGAGCAGATTCCTTCCGGCACCCAGA GAAGCCGAGGAGAGTGGCCGCGCGCCCCGACTCATCTCTGGGCGTTTCGACGGTGTCCGGCGGCTCTCCTGCTCAGCTGCCCGTCGCCCCTCCCTCGGGTCACCCCCGAGAGCccccctcaatcccctccccGGGGCAAGAAGgccgcccctccccaccggcAAGCCTGACGGTTTGGGGCTTTCCGGCTCCGTCCCCGGGCGTCGGAAGCCCCCCGAGTCCCCCAGGCATGTCCGTAGGGACCCCTCGGCCTCCAGGGAAGGCCAGCGGTGCCTGGGGGCCAtcgcccccttccccggccaGTCCGGGAGGCGGAAGGCGGCCCAGGAGGAGGCCGGACcgaagccccagccccagccgaaGCCGAGCCTCCCCGGCCGCGCCAGAGCCGAGTGgcgagaggggcggggccgggcgctgCCCCCCTCCGGGTCCCGGGGCCCGACCTGGCAGAGCAATCTGGGGTACCTCGGTGGTCCGGTGCCCGACTCGGtcaactcccccttcctccttcccttcccgctGGTGTCTGGGCTCCCCCGGGACCATCCCAGTGGCTTCGTCGTGCCCCCCTTCACAGCGGCGGCAAACCTGCTCATCCGTTGCCCGCAGTTTCCAGTCTACAACCTCGACTTTTTCTGCCCCTTCATCTTTCGTGTCCCGTGCCCCCTCCCCAAAGGCCCGGTGGGTGGGGAAACGtgggccccgccccgggccttcCCGGTGCCGTTCGTCAAGGATCGCCCCCCGCGTGATCGCAGAGGGCCCGACTGCGAGCTCGACGCCCCCCCGGAGCCGTGCTCGGAGCAGCGGCGAGCGCTGGAGCGGGAACGGAGAAAG CCGGAAGCGGCGCTGGCGATCATCTTTCCGGGGAAGAGAGATCCCGGTTCCGACAGCGCTCCGGGCACCCGGCTTCCCGCCAACCCGTCGCACGTGGACCGCCTGATGGCCGACCAGCTCACGGAGCGAGCCAGG GTTCTCACCTTGGTCGGGGAGACGGAAGGGCTCCGGGGCAGCCCCGTCCATGGCAGCGTCACACGGATGCTGGAACGCCACCTGGAAGTCATCCAGCACGACACGGAAGCGGACCACGCCGCTGGACCCGCCGGCCAAGCCGCCGGTGCCCCGAGGCCGGGCGCTTCGCGGTCCAGGGACCCCAGAG GTGACTTGACTCTGGCGGGGGCCGTCAAAGAGCTGGCCACGTCCACCCGCCAGGCCCGCACCTCGCTGTGGTGTGCCCTGCAGATGACTCTGTCCGAGTCCCCCTCCGACGTCCCCGCGAAcgaggaggagacggagagggagCTGCAGGGACTTGGACCCTGA